In Halanaeroarchaeum sp. HSR-CO, one DNA window encodes the following:
- a CDS encoding ATP-binding protein, with protein sequence MDPLFVAHVVAFAVAALASFATVGPASRVDHPDTRYGLVGLLVTSGIWGSAQALYLVVPGVVLKEVLYMVGLVAGIVSVLTWLYFSAAYSGRAPRETPYARAVVGIVAMFVLVKVTNPLHNGYFTAEMASEPFAHLAIQYGMVHWIAMGLSYALAFVGFYMLAERFAQASVGTRPLEALVLLTALPLGLDLLALQTPWLLALTYEPLGVAAFAVGTVTVYFDRFQTVQLAADVDDPVFVLDAEGRVASVNDQATSLFPDAADRIGEPLESVAPQLRRALDNDRVLTMEDSGDPRFFQISTSPFVAGSTETGRVVILSDVTERERYRRDLERKTEQLQLLNRIVRHDIRNEMAVVIGWGETLEERLDADEMNALERLLGAATKVVDLTDGAREFIRALDEDERPETTAIDLASTLEAEIDKQRSAHPDADIAIEGALPETTVSANEMLTSVFRNLIGNAIENVDAGPATITVSAEERTETAVVRIADNGPGIPDDRKESVFRMGEKGADSGGTGIGLYLVQTLVDQYGGTVRIEDNEPRGSVFVVELPLAAQ encoded by the coding sequence ATGGATCCGCTCTTCGTTGCCCACGTCGTCGCGTTCGCCGTCGCCGCCCTGGCGAGTTTCGCCACCGTGGGTCCGGCCAGTCGGGTCGACCATCCCGACACGCGATACGGCCTCGTGGGATTGCTGGTCACGAGCGGGATCTGGGGCAGCGCACAGGCGCTCTACCTCGTCGTTCCGGGCGTCGTTCTCAAGGAGGTGCTGTACATGGTCGGGCTCGTCGCGGGCATCGTCTCGGTGCTGACGTGGCTGTACTTCAGTGCCGCCTACAGCGGGCGGGCGCCTCGTGAGACACCCTACGCACGGGCAGTCGTGGGCATCGTCGCGATGTTCGTCCTCGTCAAAGTGACGAACCCCCTACACAACGGCTACTTCACCGCCGAGATGGCGAGCGAGCCGTTCGCCCACCTCGCGATCCAGTATGGGATGGTTCACTGGATTGCGATGGGGCTGTCCTACGCGCTCGCGTTCGTCGGCTTCTACATGCTCGCCGAGCGCTTCGCTCAGGCCAGCGTCGGCACGCGACCGCTGGAGGCGCTCGTTTTGCTCACCGCGCTGCCACTGGGACTCGACCTGCTCGCGCTCCAGACGCCGTGGTTACTGGCGCTCACCTACGAACCGCTGGGAGTCGCGGCGTTCGCGGTCGGCACGGTGACGGTGTACTTCGACCGGTTCCAGACCGTCCAGCTGGCCGCCGACGTCGACGACCCGGTCTTCGTCCTCGACGCGGAGGGACGGGTCGCCTCGGTCAACGACCAGGCCACGTCCCTGTTTCCCGACGCGGCCGACCGGATCGGGGAGCCGTTGGAATCCGTCGCCCCACAGCTCAGACGGGCCCTCGACAACGATCGAGTGCTCACGATGGAAGATTCCGGGGATCCCCGGTTCTTCCAGATCTCGACGAGCCCGTTCGTCGCGGGTTCGACCGAGACCGGCCGCGTGGTCATCCTCTCGGACGTGACCGAACGGGAGCGGTATCGCCGGGACCTCGAACGCAAGACCGAGCAACTCCAGTTGCTCAACCGCATCGTCCGTCACGATATCCGAAACGAGATGGCCGTCGTCATCGGGTGGGGCGAGACACTCGAGGAGCGGTTGGACGCGGACGAGATGAACGCGCTCGAACGGCTGCTCGGGGCCGCCACCAAGGTCGTCGACCTCACCGACGGTGCACGCGAGTTCATCCGCGCCCTCGACGAGGACGAGCGACCCGAGACGACCGCCATCGACCTGGCAAGTACACTCGAGGCCGAGATCGATAAACAGCGCTCGGCCCACCCCGACGCCGATATCGCCATCGAGGGCGCGCTCCCCGAGACCACGGTCAGCGCCAACGAGATGCTCACCTCGGTGTTCCGCAACTTGATCGGCAACGCCATCGAGAACGTCGATGCGGGACCAGCCACGATCACCGTCTCCGCCGAGGAACGGACCGAGACGGCAGTCGTCCGGATCGCCGATAACGGTCCGGGAATTCCCGACGACCGCAAGGAGAGCGTGTTCCGGATGGGTGAGAAGGGAGCGGATAGCGGTGGGACGGGCATCGGCCTCTATCTCGTACAGACCCTGGTCGACCAGTACGGCGGCACCGTCCGGATCGAGGACAACGAACCGCGGGGAAGCGTGTTCGTCGTCGAAC